gttggaaGGTCATcccatatgggttctggagagACCCATAGGCAGGGCCCAGCCCTAGACCTGAGTGCTCCACAGACAGGAAGCTGGGGTAGCCTTCAGTGTGGGCCACTGTCTTGGCAGCCCGCCGGGGAGTCCCCTCAGGCCGGGCCCTTGGGGCCTCCTCACCCCCTGTGCCCCCACCACCAGGCTGCAGGCTCAAAGTCCGCCGGGGCAGCACCATGTAGTCCCCCTCAGAGCCTGGCTCGCTTGGTCGTAGCCATGTAAGGTCCAACTGCCGCAGACCACCCTCCCCGCACATGTACACAGGGTTGGTctcttggggtggtggtggctcccCTAGACCTGGTGAAGCTGCCATGGGCACTAGGATGTTCCCAGGCAGTGGTGAGAAGCTGAGGCCACCCTCAGGACCCACAAGACAGGACTTGGGCTCCTCATCCTCATCCAGGGACAGGCGGGACAGAGTGCCAGTGATGGTGGACGGGTTGCAAGTGTTGACCTCCTTGAACAAAACTGGAGATAGAAGTGGGAGAGATAGATAAGCCCTAAGGAAGAGACCCTGGGATGCTGTTGCCCAGGTTTGGGTGGGTACTAAGCTTCTGAGCTTGGGCAATGAAGGAAACTGAGTTCTGGGGAGGTGGTTGGTACCCTTCTGTATACAAGAGGGACCAGGAAGACAAGTGGCTCATGGGCCCAAGGGATGGAGGTTGGCGAGCCAAGGCTGAGTTCCCATGAGTGCCCTGGTACATGGTCTAACTTCTACTCCACAGCCCCAAGGCTGTCAACAGGCCTTGCTCTACCCTGTACCCCAGGAAGCATATACCTTAGAGAAAGGTCTGGAAAGAGCTGCCACGGAAAGCCAttgaagagatggaagaatgTAGCAGCCAACATATGCCAAGGCCCCTACTGTAACCGTGATGTCCCCTCATTCATGTAGGCCCTAGGCCTTCTACCTGCCCCAGACAATGctatgttctcctttataagtgTGTGTACAGCCGAGACTTAGAGAGGGGAGATTTTTGCCCAGAGGCAAGTGGTAATTGGCCATCCCAGATGTAAATCTAACCTGCCCCTGGCTAATATCAAAGCAGGACATTGGCAGCCTGGTCCCCATCAGGGCTGCTATGACACAGTATGGGGCTCCTGTCATAGCCATGCCTAAGGCTTTGTGGCTCAACCCGACAGACTCACCTGTCTGACAAGCCAGGTCCACATCCTTTTCAAAGTCTGACTATAAgtcgagagggagagagagagcaggttgGCAGAGGGAAGAGAGCCGTGTCAGGATAGGGGAGGCTCAGGCACCTCCCCCCACCCAGCTCTTCAGTCCTCTATGAGGGTCCCCCAACAGAGCCTCAAACTGTAAGGAAGAAGCTGAATGAGGGAAACCTTTGCCCAGTGCCACCCTGTAGCCAACAGTGGAGTCTGAATTAAAACCAGGCTCCGTCTCCTTCCTGTCTCAGATGGGATGGGAAAGGGAAGGACCTTGTGTCAGGAGGGGtctacccaggcctcctcactcacCAGGATCTGCAGCTGCCCATTCTTGCACGAATCAGGGGAGTCTTCACTCTCATCGGCCCGACACACACCCATCTGGCACTTTACCACGTCCTGGACCTGGGAACGGGAAGGACCTGCTGGGTCTGTGACCTCCATAATACCTCCACCATAGTGGGCTGGGTGTCCCACCCTGGGTAACCAGAGTAGGAGTAGGAAGAGACAAGCATTGAGCCTGAAGGTGGTGCCAACTGGACTGGGATATTGGACAGGGGCTAAAGAAGGCCCAGGCCTTCAAGGCTGTCCAAAACAGACGTGCCCACACCAGGGGCCTGAAGCCCCCTGGTCACCCTGTACCACACAGTGGGGAGAAGCCAGAGTCCAGCACGGGGTGGGCAAGCAAGAAGAGCCGAGGCACCTCCCGGCGCAGGAAGCAGTGCACAGCAGTGATGACAAAGCCTTGTGCAGAGTTGAAAACGGCGAACAGCGCCTGGAAGAGGACCGAGCGGCGGTCTGTCATGGCCAGGACAGCAGACATCCAGGTAAGCGCCAGCAGAGGCAGTACCACGCAGGAGCTCCAGAGTGAGGCCCTGAGAGGGACAGCAGCAGAAAGTCTGTCAGAGTGACACTCTGCAGGACAGGGTGGCAGGAGCCTGGGCTCCTCAGCTTGGGGAATGGCAAAGCCCCAAACTCCAGGATCTTAGGAGTGTTTCCAAGCAGAGAGGAGGCAAGGAACTGGAGGAGAAACAGGACAAAGACAGAACTATAGGGCCAGAGCAGGGGCCATGAGAGGTAGGAGGGAAGGACACATAGACACAGTGGGACCCAGCAGAACAGAGGCAATACTAGGAAGCAGGGgtgaagaaagaagagacaggaggGAAGCGGGGCAGACAGAGGCAAACACGGGGAGCTTCAGGCCCAGCTTGCACAGAAGCATCTTGGAAGCTTTGGAAAAAGACCACTGGCCAGAACTACAATCCCAAAGACCCTAAGACAGTAggctggagagagaaggagaggaagaacaaagaaagatgacTGCCACAGTGAAAGGAGCGAGACAGACAGACCCCCAGACAGGAAGACTGAACAGGTAGAGCATGTGGAGGACACCACAGCACAAATCCTTGCAGAGAAGATGGGGTCCAGCCCTGCCAGGTTGAGGCCTGGAGGAACCTCTGGCTCCTGGTGGTTGCTCAGAACCCAGGGCAATAGGATCATAGCTGGGTCAGAACCAAGCCTATGTTTTCCTGGACTCCAtgcagagacaaaaggtagacaggCCATGCATGGCCAACAGACTGATCTCCATCCCCAACAATTGCTATAGCCCATGAGGAACAGGAGCTGGAAGCCCACTCTGCCCTACCCCCAGGACCCCAGTGGAGAGTCAGGCACAGCTCCAGACAGGGCAGGGTGGTAACCATTCTGCAGAGACAGccagaggctaaggcagaaagATGGGCAGGCAGGGGGCCAAGACCTATCCTGTGAAGAGAGGTTCATGGCTGTTGAGCCAGGCAAGGTGGGGGTGAAGGCACAGTGTCTCTGAAACCCTGGAGGAGGAGCCAAGAGCCAGAGAGGCTCTAATCACAGTAATAAGAGCTGCCATTGATTAACTAGCAATTCTCTGCCAGGCCCTCCACTGAACACTTTACATAGATTATTTCAAATTGTGATCAAAACAACTCCAACAAACAGGCCTGGGGACTAGTCTCCCAATTGACAGATGAGGGGACTGGAGTGTGCCCAGCTGGACAGGGAGAGGGGAGCTGGGACACAAATCCAGCTTGGTGGACAGACTCTGAGGCCTACACTTTGATCTGGTTCAGCAGACTGGGCACAGGGAGGTGGTGGTCCAGAGCAGAGGATGCTCACTGTTCCTTGAGTGTCATGGAGCCCTGCAATGATGGCACAGGTCCCCTGAGGCGTGTGACAAGGCTGTGCCCTCTCTCATTAAGGTGACTCAGGTGGACTTCCAGTCCTGGTAGGAGGTTTGGGCCTGCGGCCTTTCTACTCTTGCATATCTGGGGTCTTAAGATTCTTAGCTGCAAGGTTGGGGTGTCAATTGTCTTCCTCCATGACTCTGTCTCTGATTGtgaggttcaaggcctctggaaTGTAAGGCAGATTCTACAACACCAAAGAGTGTATTTCCGTCCTTCTCACACCCTCAAGTTTCTGGTTATTTATTCTAAGGTTCCACCACTTTAATCTGAAGGCTTTAATAGCTCAAAAATTCTAAGGGCCTAGGATTCTTAGGACCTTCAGGTTGGTGGTGAGAGGAGGAGTCTGCAGCTGTGCCTGTATGGATAATTAAGCCACAGCAAGGACAGGGACCAGAGGGAAGGGCGAGCAGGGCTCTGCAGCACCTTGTGGAGGGTGTCACTCCTATCGCCTTCAGCCACCTCAACCCTGAACTTCAGAGAGCATGTAGCAGTTAGGAGGGCGGGGGCAAGGCGAGCTCTCCAGGGCACTGGGCTGGTATCCCTCCCAATCCCCACCATGGGCACTGCCCTCCCATTCCTTAGCCCCTGCCCGCCCCCACCGCCCCCCCAGGGGGCACGACTAACATGGCATTCCTGGCCGAGGCTGAGCTGAGCAGGGGGCTGGGGACCGCTCCACACGATGAGCAGGGGAGGAGCAGGCTGGCCCAGGGGCACCGCTCCGACCTCGGGGGATGGCACAGACATGGGAGAAGGGGGAGACACATGGGAGGCCGGGAGATGGGGCAGAGTGAGCCCCgagaagggtgggaggggagggcagatgagagagagagagctgggttAGGGTGGGCGAGGGGCTAAAGCTGAGCACTCGAGTGCCCACCTTGCCTGCAACCCTTGATGCCCCAAGGTGGGGGAGCCTGGGTTGGCATGAGCAAGCCCTGAGTCTCCGAGGTGCACTCGGCTCCCCCTCCCTGCTCATTTCCCGGAAAGGCGGAGTTGCAGAGACCCTCCCCTTACCCGGCCCTCTGCTTCTTAGATTTGTCTGACACGCCATCTCGAGCCATGAGCTTGTTGAAGACGATGATCCCGATGAGCATGTTCACCTGGGGGCCCGGTGGAGCCAAGTGGGAAAGACAGGATCACCAGGTGCCCTGGGGCAAGGACACCCCCAGGGGGCAGCTGGAGGCCAGGGACAAGGCAGAAGGAAATGATGACCCCCTGGGGCCATATCCCTCCCTGGATGCTTGAAGGGGGCACGTACCAGGACAATGACTGCAGCTGGACCCACAAAGGCATAGAGCAGTCCACCCTCTAGGGAAAGCCAGCagctgggagaggagagaaaagaaacgATCAGACACCCAGCAAGCCCTTCTTCCCTTCATCTACCACCTCAGGCCCTAGGCGGCCACGCCCGCCCACATCTCCATCCAGCCAAGGAGAAACACAGCCGTGTCTTAATGAGCCTGTTTCCTCTCCCACAAAGATTTCCATCAGGCCCCCATAGAAATAAAAGTAAGCTGACCCCTGAGAGCAATGGTGCTTAGAACTGACCCAACCTAACGTGGCCTTTTACagccagggaaactgaggctcagagagaagaAAGTTTACCCAAAGATCTTCAATAACACAGGTCAAGGCCTCAGCCTGAGAAGACCTAATGTCCAGTCCAACTCCCCCAACAGACCCACaaacccctccacccccaccctcgcCACAGGAGGTACACGTACTAGCTGGATGTACCGTATCCTTTGGTGCGTGTAAAGCCAACAGACACAGCCACCACCAGGGCAGGCAGACCTGGGGAGTGCAGGGTCACAGGTGAAAAGGCTGCAGGTGCTGGGGGGGGACCCCTCCCTGTTACCCTCCGGCCCGGCTGCCCCCATCCCCAGAGAGCTGGACCAGTGTCCAGGTAGCACCTCCCTGACTTCCCCTGCCACTCCAGGCCCAGCAGCAGAGTCCAGCACCGGCCTTGCTCACCCCAGCCCAGGCAGAGGAAGCGCTTGCGAACCAGGCGGGTGCGCATCCGCCCGATGACAGCCAGATAGGATTGCCAGGCCTCTGTAAGCACCCAGCAAAAGGAGGACAGAAAGAAGAAGTGCAGGAAGGCAGCCGTCATGGTGCATACGCCCTGCGGGGAGAGGTAACAGGAGGGAGTGGCCCTGAGCAGTGGCCAGGGTGGGAGCTGCCAACTTCCCACACTGACTGCTGGGCCCAGGCGCTGCCTGGCCAGCCGCCTACCTGAGCCCCTCCCCCCAGAGCCCTGCCAGGCACCCCCGCCTTCCTGCACCCACACACAGCACGACACGGGCCTGGTGACATGCACACAGCACTAGGCATCCGGGGAGGCGGGCAGGCGGGCCACCCACGCACAGACAGGAGCACTTGCCACGTCATGGCCGAGCAAAACCCCACACCTGGCTCTCTTAGTGCTGGCACTGTACAGAGAAGGCCAAGGAGGGTAGGAGGGACAGTCAGCATGGAGCATCCGCAAGCAGATGGCAAAGGAGGACTCATAGACAAGAGGGGGGTCTAATGCCTCCCGCCCAACACACATGCACcaggcactcatgcacacacccacTGATGTATACAAACACTCATTACTGAGTACACACACACCAACGCCTTCAAGTATGCCTGCACACtacttcactctctctctctctctctttctctctctctcttctctctctctctctctctctctctctctctctctctctctctctctctctctccccaacttGGGACTGAATACATCCATATCCACCCCTCAGGCCATCCATACAAACATCTACCCTCAgggtgagagagatggctcaagtggttaagagccctggctgttcttccaaatgaccagggttcaattcccagcacccacatggcagctcacaactgtctgtaactccagttccaggggatctgacacccttgtacagacatacatggaggcaaaacaccaatgcacatgaaataaaaataatcataaaaaacCCCACCCTCACTTGCAGGCACTCTCTACCTTCACCCCTCCTTTGGTacccctccccacacaccccCAGGAGCCTGCACCTGCCTTGCTCAGCACCCGGGACTGGCCCACGAGGATCAAGATGTTGGAAGCCAGGATGGACAGGCAGAAGTTCAGCAAGATGATGGAACGTTCTGATTTTATAAACCTGACAGGGCAcagtgggcagaggcagaggcattggCTGCCTGCCTACCCTGGATCGCTGGCCACCTCCCATCCTGCTCAACATCCAACTTACCTCCAGAAGGCTGCATAGATGGCAAGCAGTGTGAGCAGGGCCATGCAGGACACTGCACAGCCGATCACCAGGGGAACCGAGGGAGCACCTGCCAGCTCCAGGGTCTGTGGGAGATGGGTTGCTGGGAGATGGGGTTGCTGGGAGAGGGCAGGGGTAGGGCACCCAGTCTCCCCGTCTGATGCAAGCAGGCATGCGCCTCACATGCAGAAGGGCACCGAAGTATTTACACTCAGTCACCCACACTCTTCCAGATACAAACCAAtgaacacacatgcccacatatgcacacatgctctcACTCACCCACCGCCATATACTCCTGTGCGGGCGTCATGACTATGAACAACACCAGGCCCCCTTCCTCATGCAATCCCACGAGTATATCTGTGCAGAGCCACATTTGGGGTCACCTAGATGCCTTGACCAGCCCAGGCACCTGTCCCCTACTCACCAGGTCCTTGGGTGGTTGAGCCAGAACAGCAAAGGTGGACAAATGCTGGCACTGGCAGCGGGTGTGGGCTGCCTGGGTCTCCAAGGTCTGGCAGCTCTCAGTGTTCCAGTCCCCTGAGCTGGCATCTCTTGGATGAGGGAGAAGTGGCATGAACCTAGGGCCCATGTCTGGAGCCCCAAACCCAGTGCTGACTACTGCCCAGACTGGTGAAGACCAGGGCAAGGCTACATTCATGAGATGACAGCAGAGAGCCCCAATATGTGCTCTTGACCCCTCAGAACAAGGATGGCACCAAGGAACCCTTTGGCCTTCTAGGTGGGAGACCATTTCTGATGATGAGAGGGTCTAGGCTTGCCCCAACTCACGCTCTCGAGTAGTCCCAGCTGGCACAGTGGGGATCGGTGGTGCCCTGGAGAGCAGAAGACGTGCAGTCTAGGGTGAGTAGGGCACTGGGACTGGCCGTCATCTAGCCTAACACAGCAGCTCCCACACAGGTCAGACCCAACATCCAGCACAGACCACCTCCCTGAGATAGGCCTCAGGCCCTATGTGGGCAGATATCTGGGTCCCCACCTGGTGCCTCACTCACATTGATGATATAGGAGAGCTCCACTGTGATGAGGGGCTCGGCTGGAGGCTGGGTGGGGGGACGCACAGTCACTGTCATCACCCGGGAGGTGACAGCAAGCGGAGGCCTAGGGGACAAGTAATGAGGTCAGCTCCTGCTAGCAGATGTCCAGACTTAGAAACTTTAACCTGTCATGGCTGGGGGCTGCCAGGGCCAAGGTCCAAGGGAGGGTACAGAACTTGGTAGGGCCCAGCACTTAGTTTGCAAAGTCCTGGACATCAGCACAGCCTCTGGGAACTgcataggtgttttgtttttctgtggatTTGTATATGCCTATGTGCGTGTGTGCAGgtgggtgtacatgtgtattcatgaagacaacctcaggtgttgttccttaGGTACTGTCCATCTTTCCTGCTTAAGACAGGCTCTTTCACTGGCCTACAACTTTCAaagcaggctaggctggctggcctgcaagtcccagggatctacctctttctgccttcccagcaccGCAAGTGCATTGCCAACATGCCAGGCCGTTTTACATAGGTCAGCAGTTCTCAAcgtgtgggtcatgaccccccaaagaccatgaaaaaaacagatatttacattcataACAGCAAatttagttatgaagtagtaacggAAAATCATTTTATagtggggggggtcaccacaacacgaggaactgcattaaagggttgcagcattagaaaggttgagaaccactgtccgaGGTCCTGATGCTTGCACGGCACTTTAACCTAGGCTCTCTTTCCAACCTTGGGTGACCATGTCCACAGCCAGGCATGGGGTCCCTCCAGGTGCGTGGGTGCAGGTGGACTCACCTGGGGGGTGGCAGGATGAGGCCGAGGGTGCGGTACAGCACAGCACCAATCACAAAATAGGAGGACTCATCTGGGTCAGCTGGGAGAAGGCGCTGGTGGGCGTGGCCTGGGCCAGGGGGCACCGTTCCTGGGCCCCTCCCCCTGCCCGGGCTGCCTGCTGTAGCTGCCCCAGGTGTGGCTGGCTTCCCTGGGGAGGACAGGCTGAGCACCTCCTTGGGTAGGAAGAGGCGATCCTCCGAGTGCCGCACCCAGTCCTTCATGCCCCTGCGGCCGCGCATGGGAAATGTGATGTCACTGGACACTGCTGAGATGGGCTCTCTCTGAATGCTGATCACTGCAGTGGAGGGAGGGTGGGCAGGGCACACCAAAGGCAGATGGGTAGACAGAGGAGGGGGGCATCCGGGGGAAGAGACAGACAAGAGGGCAACACACACCAGGGAAGACACACGGAAATTAGAACCAACACAGACGTGAGGTACACGGCCAGAGAGAATGGAGCGGAGGGGAGGAAGACGCAGAAAGACAGGAGCGTGGGATCACATGGAGGGAAAACAAGCCTGGTAAATAAAGGAGCAAAGCAAAAGTGCCCATCAATACCACCCCTCACCCAGGGAAGTACGGTCCTATGGTAACCGGTACCCGCCCCCCTCCCCGGCCTGCGGCCTTGTACCCAGATTGTCCGTGACGATAAGAGAACTCTGGAACGCCTTGAGGGCATCGCCCACCAGGTGAATGAAGTCTTCCACAACACGCAGCAGGTGCACAGAGCCAGGAGACACCTGGGAACAGAGAGGGCATGAGGGTCTGAGGCAGGGGTGGGTCAGGACAAGAGAAAGCTGGAGGCCTAGCCCCTCACCTGCTGAGCATCATCCCACTTGTCCTTATTCTCAGAATCCACCATAAAGCTCACCACCTGGAAGAAACGCTGGGGAAAGAGGGATGGGTCAGGAAGTGCGCCCCGCCTCGTGCCCCAGCAGACCCTGCCACTGTGGAGTAGTACCTGCACATCATCAGCGGAGGGGACATAGGTGGCCCTCTTGAAGGTGTCAGTGACATTCCTTAGAATGTCCACAGAGAAGAGCAGGTCCCCGCTATAGTAAGTGCGCCGTGCCAGCAGCTCCTGCAGGCTTCTTACCACCTGTGACATGCCCTCCCCTGCCAGCATGCGCTGGCCCTTAGCCAGGTGCTCCCGAAGCTGCAGACGACATACGTATGGCCCTGTCATTGGAGCATCAGAACCGGACACTGTCTCCTCCCATCTACCCACTAGGTGCATCCAGGAAGAGGGTATAGGAAATCAGAGAGACTCCCAGGAGACAGTCCGAGGAGGAGTCAGCAGTGATTTAGGAGGAACTCAGATGTGCAAATGTAGAATGATAAGCTTTTGGAGGGGTGGGGCTGAGTACCTGTCCCTAAGGGGCCTTGAAGATTCTGAAGCATCACACACAGGCTCTCTCAAACACGAGCTCTCAATGCAAACACACCACCGTTACCCAATTTGGTCAGAAACGTGTACCACAGGGCACATTTGCTGATACCATCCTTACTCCGTGCAAGTCCTGGGCTAGGAACTGGGGACATGAAGATAACCTCAACTCCATCCCTGCTTTCAAAGAGCTCCCAGTGTAGCAGAGCACACTTAAtgcattctttgtttgttttggtttcttgagaaaCCAAATAGGATCTACCTATTTAACCCTGACAGTCCTGGAGCTtgttatgtaaaccaggctggtctcaactcagaggtccacctgcctctgcctctccagtacagggttaaaggcatgtgccaccatgcccagcttcaatGCATTCTTAATTCTTCGTGTCTAAGAAGCTCAGGATGGGAAATTGTGGGTCGGAACCCAGAGGTATGTACCAGGGATAGAGAAAGATACCTGAGAGGCCCTGACATATAAGTAGGAGTTTGccagacaaagagaaacacagcATATACCAAGGTATAGAGGAATGAACGAGCCTTAAGCTCATGCCACCCCCTACCAGGACTTGGGACACATCGTTTGGCTTCCCAACACAACCGAGCACACTCACTGACAGGTACAGGTAGCGGTATTCATGGGAGATGCAACGAGCAAAGCTGGGCAGTCCCCAGTATGCCACGCCCTGTGCACTGAGGAGACAGCGGCGGCTAGCAGACCctgcagagagagaagacagggatGGGCATTAAGGCTGAGCTCTCACCTACCCCCTGCACATCTCAGGATGCAGACCCAGAGGTGGGCAGCAGGGACGGCGGGGCAAGGATCTGCAGGGGCAGCTGTCCACCCTTACCCGAGGCGTTGGGGGGACACTTGTTGTAAATGATCTCGCCGGCCGCCGCCTTTTTCCACGTCATCAGCATCACGTACTCATCTCTACACATCTCGTGGAAGGCTACGGGGAAAGCACAGGGAGTGGGGCTCAGCTGGGCTCACAAACAGGACCCCAGCCCCAGGGCTGAATAAGCCATACCTGGACATCTCTTCTCACTGCAGGGCTTCACCTCCTCTCCTGTGCCCTCACAGGGGTAGCCCTGTGTGCCGGAAGCCTGGCACATGCGGAAGCGGCGCTGCCAACCCGTGTCACACGTCTTGGAGCACAGGCTCCATGCGTTCCACGGCCCCCACTTGCCATCAGTGGCTATGAGGAAAGGAAAGTCTGAGAGGCCATAGGGGCCTCCAAGGCCAGGGCTACCACCTGCTACCCTCACACCAAGGACTCACCGGGGCATTCGAGATTGCTGCAATCACGAGTGTCGGTCAGGGCACCTGTGCACGTGGCCCAGGCTGGACCAGCCACACTGCACTTCCGGCTGCGCTGCTGGGTTCCGTTGGCACAAGATGAAGAGCATGGGCCCCAGGGACCCCATTCTAGCCACTGGCCTTCCACTGCATGGGAGACACAAGCAGGGGTGGCCGTTGAGCAGAACCTGGCTGGTTAGTAGGGATACAGTTCCACGGGGAGATGGCAGAGCCTGATGGCCACTCAGAGTTGGGCCAAGTCAGACCATCTGAGCTGGGCATATGAAAGGGTCTGGAGTGAGAGAATGGTGACTGGGCCTCTTTCTGCCTGCCTGTCACCAGCTCCAGGAATACATGACACCTCTTCACAGCCTAAGGGCAAGCCTCAGAGGtgagtttttttgtgtgtgtgtgggttgtgatGGTTGATCTTTTCCTACACATAAGCCCAGCATTGTGTTCATGGTACCATGGACACCAAAGTGCTGTTTACAGCAAGGGCATCTGATGGCATGGAGGAATGGGCACTGGAAAGGAGGCCCTTGTGATGGGGTCACAGTGTGCCAACCCCAAGTCAGGGCTGGGTTTCACCACCCATTGGTTGCTAACAGATATGCTTCTCCAGTCTCCCCATGCGTGGTCAAAGTTATGGGAACCCCACCCTCCTCCCAGGGACGGGGCACTAGACCTGACTGCCTCCCCTAGGTCTCCCGATCCCCCCACCCGGCTGGGCAGCGCCTGCCTAGAAGCCCCTTGGCGCTACTGACCCGGGCAGGCGGCCATACTGCAGAGTTTAGTCTGCAGCTCGGGACCCTCGCAGGCCTTGCCGCCGTGCTGGGGGGGCACGCAGGTCCGCATCCGGCTCCGGGACCCCCGCCCGCAGCTGCGGGAGCACAGGCTCCAGGACCCCCACTCCTCCCACACGCCGTGCACTGCAAGGAAGCACGTGGCCGGTGGCTGGGCGGCACCTTGGCTCCGCCCACAGCCAGCGCCTGCCCATCCACCCACCAATCAGGAGTTCCGCAATTCTACGACCACTCCTTATTGGCTCCGCCCTGGATTCTGTTGCCAGGGACAGCCGGCTTAGGGTCCCAGGATAACCACCCTTTATGGGGATGTGGTCCCAAATCATACAGGGCAGATTCTGTGGACACCCCAATAGGGTGAGCAGGACCAGCCTGAGGAGCCAATTGCCTTCCTCTCCTGGGGGGGACAGGAAAACCCAGGAAAGGATCCAAGATccatccttctcttcccttcccacccccagaCCCAGAGCCTGAGTCCAACAGGGCAGGCCTGGGGCAACAGAAGTGCCCCCTCCCAGCCCCAATcgcatagacacacagacagacacgaACCTCTACATAGACACTGACGACACAACAAGCTCACAAGCGGGAACACAGCTTTGTCCCGGTGCTCCACAAGCCCCTGCTACACCCCCGAGAACCGAGAGCCTTCTCCAATGAAGCCCTACTCTAAATCCACTGCCAGCGCTTCACCCcggggaagcagagagcagaactgGTTGACACTGCCCTGTCACCAACTGACCCAGACAGACATGCATTTCCTCAGTACCTGCCTGAAGTACCTGCGCGTTCAACTGATTTCAACCTAATGGTCTATCAGAGGCCCCCAAGGGAGTGGAAGGGGAACCCGGAGCAAAGTGGGAACCATCAGGGAAGGCttcattttcaaaacagagtGGCATCTCTCTTAGATCTAAGGGCCGGCTGGATGCTTTAGccaagatgggggaggggcagggaaagaCTAAGCAAATGCAGAGAGCTAGGATGCTGCAAGAGGTGCTGGTGAGGTCAGGACTAAGGGAAAGTGGAGGAGGCAATGTGCAAAGAACAGTCTTGACTACCAAGATGGAGGCATCAGGGAAGCAGCACGCCAAAAGCAAACCCCAGATGTGGTCTGATACTTCCATAACCCCAGTGCTTCATGCCAGGTTGGCACTGTGCCTGGGTAAGGaatggggagtgtgtgtgtgtgtgtgtgtgtgtgtgtgtgtgtgtgtgtgtgagagagagagagaggggggggggcag
This DNA window, taken from Cricetulus griseus strain 17A/GY chromosome 2, alternate assembly CriGri-PICRH-1.0, whole genome shotgun sequence, encodes the following:
- the Adgrb2 gene encoding adhesion G protein-coupled receptor B2 isoform X14 — encoded protein: MTPACPLLLSVILSLRLATAFDPAPSACSALASGVLYGAFSLQDLFPTIASGCSWTLENPDPTKYSLYLRFNRQEQVCAHFAPRLLPLDHYLVNFTCLRPGPEEAAAQAESEVGRPEEEEEAASGLELCGGSGPFTFLHFDKNFVQLCLSAEPSEAPRLLAPAALAFRFVEVLLINNNNSSQFTCGVLCRWSEECGRAAGRACGFAQPGCSCPGEAGASPATTTPPGPPAAHTLSNALVPGGPAPPAEADLHSGSSNDLFTTEMRYGEEPEEEPKVKTQWPRSADEPGLYMAQTVHGVWEEWGSWSLCSRSCGRGSRSRMRTCVPPQHGGKACEGPELQTKLCSMAACPVEGQWLEWGPWGPCSSSCANGTQQRSRKCSVAGPAWATCTGALTDTRDCSNLECPATDGKWGPWNAWSLCSKTCDTGWQRRFRMCQASGTQGYPCEGTGEEVKPCSEKRCPAFHEMCRDEYVMLMTWKKAAAGEIIYNKCPPNASGSASRRCLLSAQGVAYWGLPSFARCISHEYRYLYLSLREHLAKGQRMLAGEGMSQVVRSLQELLARRTYYSGDLLFSVDILRNVTDTFKRATYVPSADDVQRFFQVVSFMVDSENKDKWDDAQQVSPGSVHLLRVVEDFIHLVGDALKAFQSSLIVTDNLVISIQREPISAVSSDITFPMRGRRGMKDWVRHSEDRLFLPKEVLSLSSPGKPATPGAATAGSPGRGRGPGTVPPGPGHAHQRLLPADPDESSYFVIGAVLYRTLGLILPPPRPPLAVTSRVMTVTVRPPTQPPAEPLITVELSYIINGTTDPHCASWDYSRADASSGDWNTESCQTLETQAAHTRCQCQHLSTFAVLAQPPKDLTLELAGAPSVPLVIGCAVSCMALLTLLAIYAAFWRFIKSERSIILLNFCLSILASNILILVGQSRVLSKGVCTMTAAFLHFFFLSSFCWVLTEAWQSYLAVIGRMRTRLVRKRFLCLGWGLPALVVAVSVGFTRTKGYGTSSYCWLSLEGGLLYAFVGPAAVIVLVNMLIGIIVFNKLMARDGVSDKSKKQRAGASLWSSCVVLPLLALTWMSAVLAMTDRRSVLFQALFAVFNSAQGFVITAVHCFLRREVQDVVKCQMGVCRADESEDSPDSCKNGQLQILSDFEKDVDLACQTVLFKEVNTCNPSTITGTLSRLSLDEDEEPKSCLVGPEGGLSFSPLPGNILVPMAASPGLGEPPPPQETNPVYMCGEGGLRQLDLTWLRPSEPGSEGDYMVLPRRTLSLQPGGGGTGGEEAPRARPEGTPRRAAKTVAHTEGYPSFLSVEHSGLGLGPAYGSLQNPYGMTFQPPPPTPSARQVPEPGERSRTMPRTVPGSTMKLGSLERKKLRYSDLDFEVMHTRKRHSELYHELNQKFHTFDRYRSQSSGKEKPSPGERPGLSQHRRHQSWSTFKSMTLGSLPPKPRERLALHRTAAWEPTEPPDGDFQTEV